GGTTCGGAACAGGATGAACGGAGTTCAGAGGGAGATGAATCCCCTTCAGAGGGAGATGAACGGAGTTCAGAGGGAGATGCATCCTGTTCAAAGGGAGATGCATCCTGTTCTGACCGGGATGAATGCTGTTCAAAAGGAGATGATCATTTTTTATGTCTATTTCAGGCATAAACCCATCCCCCCCATTGCGCTCGCCCCCCCCCTTCCCAAAGTTCCAATCATTGGAACTATTTCCAACAACTTCCCGCTCGCCGAAATGAAAAGTTCCAATGGTTGGAACTTTTCTAATCCACTCCCCTTGCGAGATTAAAAAAAGTTCCAATGGTTGGAACTTTTTTGTGCGGGTTTTCCAATGGTTGGAAGTCCGTGAAACGGGTTCACAATGGTCGGGGCCCAGCGCAACAAGCGCCGATTAAACGGTGGCGGTGGTGCTTATCTGGGAAATGGGACTGTTTTTCCAAAGGCTTCACCTTTCTTCGGCTCTTGGAAAAGACAGGCTTAATGAAAATGAGTTGAGCGGCTGGAGCTTAGCAGTGGCATGCCAGGTTAATGCAATGATTTGGCGTGATGGTGCGCGGAGGACGTGAGTCCGCTTGTTTTTCTTTTTGCTCTCTCTTGAGGCGGGGGCGAAGAGCGCAGAGAGTGAGGATGTGAATGCGGAGCATGAACGGCCACGAACAAGCGAAGAGCACGGGCGGGTTGGGGGGATGTGGAGACTCTTTGCCGTAACGGGCCACGCACGCCCCGCCGATAAAAGGGTGATGTTTGACGCTTCAATCTTTAAAAAGGGGGCTGGCATGTTCCTGCTGGCTCTGTGGCGAGACGGGAACGAAGTGTACGTTTCGCCGCTGTGCCATTGCAGGATAAGTGTCAGCTGTGGGCTCGGGGATGAATGCGAAGCAGAGGGGGCGGTGGGTTTCAGGGAAAGCCCCCTGCAATTAAATGAGTCAATTCCGATGCTCTGCCTAAAGCGGTGGCGAATGCGTGAGCCGGGCGACGGCTGGCACCGTCCCCCGAGCCGGGGGATTCAGGGGTGTGCTCAGCGGCGGCGAATGGCGAGGCAGCCCGTAGGGCGCCGTTTTAATGAGCGGGAATGTAGGCGTGATGTGTCCCCCTGCGGTGTCCCCCCTTTGGCGATGATCCGCCCCGGAGGGGGGAGCCTCGGAAAAGGGGTTCGGGGAAAAACCAAGGCGGGGGAACCATATTTGCCGGGTAGCCGACGCGCTCTTTTACATCCCCCTTTGGGGGCTTGGGGGTGCGCCGCAGGCTCGAAGGGAACGGAATGCTGGCGTGACCTGTGCCGCGTTAGCGTTAAAGCACAGGGCATGACGGCACGGAGTGAACCGCAAGACGGAGGCTGGCGTACTTCTCGCTGCGAAGCGTTAGCGAGAATGTATGCCAGCCGGAGTCAGCCTTAAGGGCATGGAAAGCAGTGTCGTGGAGGTACGGAACGACTCTGCGGGTGCCCGACTGGTAGCCCACAGGATGAACGCATGTGAATCTTGTGGGCGTATTGGGTGCATAGCAATACACAAAACAGGAGATGAAAAGATCCTCCTGGTGTGAATATGCGACTGATTACTCCAACCAAACGGATTCTATTTGTTACCAGACGCTTAATGTTCTGAATGACATCGTGGTGATTTTCAATCCCGAGCGAGAACTGTCAACCTGCAATCAGGCATGCAAAAATAATTTCACCGTACAACGTAAAGGCGAAGGCATCATAACTTGTAATGACCTGTTCAACTGGCAAATTGCATGCGAACATTGTCCTATTAAACAGGCACTCACCAGTAACGATCCCGTTATCGCCGAACTATTTGACTATCAGAACGGCACTTATTACCAATGTACAGCAACCCTTATTAAGCAGCAGCGCAGTGATCTTGTCGAAACGTTTGTGTCCGTCATTCTCCATGACATAACGGCGCAACGGAATTATGAGGCACATATTAGTAAAATCAATCGTGACCTGGAAAGGACCAGCTCACTGAGAACCACCATTTTTTCTAATATGAGCCACGAACTGCGCACTCCGCTGACCGCGATCGTCGGGTTCAGTCAGTTAATCATGGAAAATCCAGCCATGCCCGATGTGCGTGACATGGCCGAATTGATTTACACTGGGGGTCGTAAACTTACACGAATCATCAACAACATTATAACGTTTGTTGACGCACAGGCGGATCAGGTTAACATGTCGATGGATCCGGTGAATCTGAAATCCGTAATCGAACTCCTTATGATTCAGCTGAAAGGCATGTCGAATAAAAAAAACATCCAGTTCAGCCTTGAGTGGGACGATGATATCCCTCCAGTTGTCTACACGGATGAACATTTTTTGGATCAAATATTTTTCCAGCTTGGCGATAATGCACTGAAATTCACCGATAAAGGGTGTATTCACATTGCCGCACAATTGCTGGATCGAAAAGCCAAAAATGAAATCGACGTCGGCTTCTATTTCTCTGACACCGGTTGCGGTGTCGATCCCGATCACATAGACAACATCTTTGAGTCATTCTACCAGCAAAACAGTTCTTATAACCGTTCGTTCGACGGACTCGGAATAGGCCTTGCTATCGCTAGCAAACTTGTGTCCAAAATGGGGGGACGCATCCAATGCGAAAAAACAACTACTGAAGGAACAACGTTTGGGGTATTTTTGCCCTTTGTTGTCTGCCCAAAGACTCGAAAACGTCTCATTCTTGATTGAAATCTAGGGGACAAGGGGACAAAGGGAGGGACAAAGGGACAGGTGATTATTCCCCGTTTTTCGATCAGGTTGCTCGGAAAGCCGTTGAGCGAGGCTTCTGTAACTTTTATCCCGCCATATTCTTTATCCCCGGAAAATGCAACAATCGCCTTGTACGGCAACTTTCTTTCGCTCAGATAGGTATTAATGGCATGAAAGTATTCAATGGCTTGCAAGATACCGCAAGTAATCACCATGGAACGGGCTTTGCCGCCTATCTTGCGATGTCCCATCACCTGTGCCTGAAAATGGTCCACAATGATTTCGGCCTTCTCACGGATAGCATGTTCATGGGACTCCACGTATTTGCGCAGTTTCTTTTTGGCTTTTTTCACGTCGAACTGCGGATCGTCTTCCACTTTCTTGACCAGTCGGTAATAACTGTTTACCGGGGTGTAGTTCTGAAGTACATCAAGAATGAATCCTTCCTGAATCGCCTGTTTCATCGTATAGGAATCAAACGGATCGTACGGGGTTTTCCCATCGGGTTTCGGGGGCGAGGGACATCCGAAAATTTCCAGCGTTTTATTTTTCGGTGTAGCGGTAAATGCAAAATAACTGGCGTTTGAGAGCATTTTATGACGCTCCATCAGCTCATTTATTTTATCTTCGGTGCTCGTCTCCTCTTTCGATTCTGCCAGTTCGTATTTTGCGGGGTCATGCTCTTCGGCTACCTTTTTCGATTTGCATTGCGCTTTTGGCGATTCCGAAACACTCCCACCGCCCGAAAGGGCCATATTCATCTTTTTTGCAACACGGCCGCCCTGACTGGAATGAGCTTCATCAATAATAATTGCAAATCTGTTATCGCGGTGACTGTCCCCGATTTCGGACAAAATGAACGGGAATTTCTGCACCGTTGAGATAATGATTTGCTTCCCCTGTGTGATGAAACGGCGCAGATCGCCGGAATGCTCCGCGTGGCCGACGACATTTCCAACCTGCGCAAAAGAACGAATCGTATCGCGGATTTGTTTATCAAGAACCCGGCGATCGGTTACAACAATGACCGAATCCAGTACCGCTTTATTTCCGTGTTCGAGTCCGACCAACTGATGTGCCAGCCAGGCAATCGAATTGGATTTTCCGCTACCTGCAGAGTGCTGGATCAGATAACGCTTTCCGACTCCGTGGGCGGACACATCTGCCAGCAGTTCCCGAACAACCGTCAACTGATGATAGCGGGGAAAGATTTGTTTGTACTTCTTTTTACCGGTTCTAGGATCTTTATCTTCAAGTATCTGGGCATAATTCTCCAGAATATCGGTCAACCGACCTTTCGTTAGAATTTTTTTCCAGAGATAGTCCGTTTTCAAGCCTTCTGGATTGGGTGGATTGCCTGCACCGTCATTGTATCCTTTGTTAAACGGTAGAAACCATGAAGCTTTCCCACGCAAATGCGTACACATCGCCACCTCGCTATCATCCACAGCAAAATGTACAAGGCAGCGCCCGAACTGAAAAAGCAGCTCCTTCGGATCGCGGTCGGCCTTATACTGCTGTACGGCATCCGCGACCGTTTGCTTGGTCAAACTGTTTTTCAATTCAAATGTCGCAACCGGCAGTCCATTGATAAAAATCGCCATATCCAGCGCCAACTGCGTCTCACCGGCACTGTATT
The Spartobacteria bacterium DNA segment above includes these coding regions:
- a CDS encoding HAMP domain-containing histidine kinase: MKRSSWCEYATDYSNQTDSICYQTLNVLNDIVVIFNPERELSTCNQACKNNFTVQRKGEGIITCNDLFNWQIACEHCPIKQALTSNDPVIAELFDYQNGTYYQCTATLIKQQRSDLVETFVSVILHDITAQRNYEAHISKINRDLERTSSLRTTIFSNMSHELRTPLTAIVGFSQLIMENPAMPDVRDMAELIYTGGRKLTRIINNIITFVDAQADQVNMSMDPVNLKSVIELLMIQLKGMSNKKNIQFSLEWDDDIPPVVYTDEHFLDQIFFQLGDNALKFTDKGCIHIAAQLLDRKAKNEIDVGFYFSDTGCGVDPDHIDNIFESFYQQNSSYNRSFDGLGIGLAIASKLVSKMGGRIQCEKTTTEGTTFGVFLPFVVCPKTRKRLILD